In Bradyrhizobium guangxiense, the following are encoded in one genomic region:
- a CDS encoding DUF6894 family protein translates to MPLYFFDFRDGEDLILDEEGLDLRDMMAVQREAARALAGLAADSMASFKDSQVHQMAIAVRDKSGPVMEVEFSFTIIHTQ, encoded by the coding sequence ATGCCCCTTTATTTCTTCGACTTCCGCGATGGGGAGGACCTTATCCTCGATGAGGAAGGGTTGGATCTGCGGGACATGATGGCGGTCCAAAGAGAGGCGGCCCGCGCTCTGGCGGGACTGGCAGCGGATAGCATGGCAAGTTTCAAGGACTCGCAAGTCCATCAAATGGCAATCGCCGTGCGCGATAAAAGCGGCCCTGTGATGGAAGTCGAGTTCTCCTTTACGATCATCCACACGCAGTAA